The Methanoregula boonei 6A8 genome has a window encoding:
- a CDS encoding DNA-binding protein, which translates to MGDDELSEIRKRRMAQLQQQAGDQQAMQEEVERQQRLKSQIQMVLMQVLEPDARERLNTIRLTKPDFASAVEQQLVMLAQSGRLRQKITDAQLKDLLRQLAPAKRDYSITRK; encoded by the coding sequence ATGGGAGACGATGAGCTGAGTGAGATCCGCAAGAGAAGGATGGCGCAACTCCAGCAGCAGGCCGGCGACCAGCAGGCCATGCAGGAGGAGGTCGAACGCCAGCAGCGTCTCAAGTCCCAGATCCAGATGGTGCTCATGCAGGTTCTCGAGCCTGATGCCCGGGAACGTCTCAACACCATCCGGCTGACAAAACCGGACTTCGCGAGCGCCGTGGAACAGCAGCTGGTGATGCTTGCCCAGAGCGGGCGTCTCCGGCAGAAGATCACCGATGCACAGCTCAAAGATCTGCTCCGGCAGCTTGCACCGGCAAAACGGGATTACTCGATCACCAGAAAGTGA
- a CDS encoding 30S ribosomal protein S19e has protein sequence MTTVYDVPADHLIRKVAEELKKRQEIKPPAWAAFAKTGVHKEMPPEDPDWWFTRAAAVLRRVYVDGPLGVERMRSFYGGSKNRGSKPNAFRKGSGSVLRKALQQLEAAGLIVHDKTGRKVSPAGMAFLDSVAKEVLTNPPAPVPKRVKPVAEEPKKAEPAKKGGKAQKGGEKSDDAKAEKKPAAKKGEGKKSESKKSEE, from the coding sequence ATGACGACCGTATATGATGTCCCGGCCGACCACCTCATCAGGAAGGTAGCCGAGGAGCTCAAGAAGCGGCAGGAGATCAAGCCGCCGGCATGGGCTGCCTTTGCAAAGACCGGGGTACATAAGGAGATGCCCCCCGAGGATCCCGACTGGTGGTTTACCCGGGCAGCAGCAGTGTTAAGACGCGTCTATGTCGACGGCCCCCTGGGTGTCGAACGGATGCGGAGTTTCTATGGCGGGAGCAAGAACCGCGGCTCTAAACCGAATGCTTTCCGGAAGGGCAGTGGCTCTGTTCTCAGAAAAGCTCTCCAGCAGCTTGAGGCAGCAGGACTTATTGTGCACGACAAGACCGGGCGCAAAGTCTCTCCTGCCGGCATGGCCTTCCTGGACAGCGTGGCAAAAGAGGTGCTCACCAATCCGCCGGCACCGGTCCCGAAGAGAGTAAAACCGGTTGCCGAGGAGCCAAAGAAGGCCGAGCCGGCCAAGAAAGGCGGCAAGGCTCAGAAAGGCGGCGAGAAGTCCGACGATGCCAAGGCCGAGAAGAAGCCTGCCGCAAAGAAAGGCGAAGGCAAGAAATCTGAAAGCAAGAAGTCCGAAGAGTAA
- a CDS encoding YhbY family RNA-binding protein, producing the protein MTTKNDPAMQDLKPTVWIGKQGCTEATIDEITAQLKKRKVIKVKWLQNTEVDPEAVAEAACAALVGVRGKTMILAQRGKPTKK; encoded by the coding sequence ATGACCACAAAGAACGATCCCGCAATGCAGGACCTCAAGCCCACGGTCTGGATAGGAAAGCAGGGCTGCACGGAAGCAACGATCGACGAGATTACGGCCCAGCTCAAGAAGCGCAAGGTGATCAAGGTAAAATGGCTCCAGAATACCGAGGTCGACCCGGAAGCCGTGGCAGAAGCAGCATGCGCGGCGCTTGTCGGGGTCAGGGGAAAGACCATGATCCTTGCACAGCGCGGAAAACCGACGAAGAAATAA
- a CDS encoding ribonuclease P protein component 4, giving the protein MKDKKRPPSVKPLARERIAVLFSEAEKIFHENPGYSDRYVALARKISMKERVRIDHEYRRRFCHHCSRYLVPGANMRVRVHHGWVAVTCLGCKKTTRYRVERTP; this is encoded by the coding sequence ATGAAGGACAAAAAGCGCCCCCCCTCCGTAAAACCCCTGGCACGGGAGCGCATCGCGGTGCTTTTCTCCGAAGCAGAAAAGATATTCCACGAAAATCCCGGTTACAGCGACCGGTACGTGGCCCTGGCCCGGAAGATCTCCATGAAGGAGCGGGTGCGGATCGATCACGAATACCGCCGCAGGTTCTGCCACCATTGCTCGCGGTACCTGGTCCCGGGGGCGAACATGAGAGTGCGGGTGCACCACGGATGGGTGGCGGTCACCTGCCTTGGATGCAAAAAAACAACCCGGTACCGGGTGGAGAGAACCCCATGA
- the purN gene encoding phosphoribosylglycinamide formyltransferase, producing MTKRIVVVASGRGSNFQAVIEALQRKWIPGECVALVTDNPKAFAIERAQEAGVPVVVVDYGSYASRELYEQALLAALKEARPDLVILAGYMRILGSAIVREYAGMMINIHPALLPSFTGLHAQRQALLHGVKITGCTVHFVDESLDGGPIILQRSVRVMDDDDEDTLANRILIQEHIALPEAVRLFCEDRLTIEGRRVRTRL from the coding sequence ATGACAAAACGGATCGTGGTGGTTGCGTCGGGACGTGGCTCGAATTTCCAGGCTGTGATCGAGGCGCTCCAGCGAAAGTGGATCCCGGGTGAATGCGTGGCTCTTGTCACGGATAACCCCAAAGCCTTTGCCATTGAGCGTGCACAGGAGGCGGGTGTCCCGGTGGTTGTTGTGGATTACGGCTCGTACGCCTCCCGCGAGCTCTACGAGCAGGCGCTCCTTGCCGCACTCAAAGAAGCACGCCCGGATCTTGTGATTCTCGCCGGCTACATGCGGATCCTCGGTTCTGCAATCGTGCGGGAGTACGCCGGGATGATGATCAACATCCACCCGGCACTCCTGCCCAGCTTCACCGGTCTTCACGCCCAGCGCCAGGCCCTTTTGCATGGCGTGAAGATTACCGGCTGCACGGTCCACTTCGTAGATGAGAGCCTGGATGGCGGCCCCATCATCCTCCAGCGGAGCGTCAGGGTGATGGATGATGATGACGAGGACACCCTCGCAAACCGGATCCTGATCCAGGAGCATATCGCGCTTCCCGAGGCAGTCCGCCTCTTCTGCGAGGATCGGCTCACCATTGAGGGACGGAGAGTCCGGACCCGGCTCTAG
- a CDS encoding hemolysin family protein: MIEDFFYLLLFIICILLSAFFSSAEVALISITRARVRTLANDNKPGAAALARLKENPDHFLITILVGNTIVNIAAASIATAIAISFFGSIGVGIATGFVVIVLLVFGEIGPKIYATRAPDTYPRAVAPVILFLSRILSPVIWVVERVSPSLGMGRDSAEPAVTEEEIKEWIDVGKEEGTIEQDEQDMLYSVLEFGDTTAREIMTPRVDAIVMEDTTTLGEAIRLFNETGFSRIPVYHDQIDNITGVLNVKDVFSAMVSNRKDLSIKEIMYDPTFVPETKKIDDLLKELQVHRVQIAIIIDEYSGFVGIVTVEDILEELVGDIRDEYDREEPDVQKIAEGVYILDAQMWVDDANEELGLALPMDESYETIGGLLIDRLGHLPQHPGEKVEIEGGRITLVVMQMHGRRIVKIKCVVRPETNDREESR; this comes from the coding sequence ATGATTGAGGACTTTTTTTATCTCCTGCTATTTATCATCTGCATCCTGCTCTCCGCATTTTTTTCGAGTGCCGAAGTGGCCCTGATCTCGATTACCCGGGCACGGGTGCGGACGCTGGCAAACGACAATAAGCCTGGCGCCGCAGCCCTTGCCCGCTTAAAGGAGAACCCCGATCACTTCCTGATCACGATCCTTGTCGGGAACACGATTGTCAACATCGCTGCCGCGTCCATTGCAACGGCAATTGCCATCAGCTTTTTTGGCAGCATCGGTGTCGGGATCGCCACCGGGTTTGTGGTGATTGTCCTCTTGGTCTTTGGGGAGATCGGCCCCAAGATCTATGCTACCCGGGCCCCGGATACCTATCCCCGTGCCGTTGCCCCGGTGATCCTTTTCCTCTCCCGTATCCTCTCCCCGGTTATCTGGGTGGTGGAACGGGTGAGCCCGTCGCTTGGGATGGGCAGGGACTCTGCCGAACCGGCGGTGACCGAAGAGGAGATTAAGGAATGGATCGATGTGGGCAAGGAAGAGGGTACGATCGAGCAGGATGAACAGGATATGCTGTACTCGGTGCTCGAGTTCGGGGATACCACTGCCCGGGAGATCATGACCCCCCGCGTTGATGCGATCGTGATGGAGGATACCACAACACTCGGTGAAGCGATCCGGCTTTTTAACGAGACCGGCTTTTCGCGCATCCCCGTGTACCACGACCAGATCGATAACATCACCGGTGTTCTCAATGTCAAGGACGTCTTCTCCGCGATGGTCTCCAACCGCAAGGATCTCTCGATAAAAGAGATCATGTACGACCCGACCTTTGTTCCCGAGACCAAGAAGATTGACGACCTCTTAAAGGAGCTCCAGGTCCACCGGGTGCAGATCGCAATTATTATCGACGAATACAGCGGCTTTGTCGGTATTGTCACGGTCGAGGACATCCTGGAGGAGCTGGTAGGGGATATCCGGGACGAATACGACCGTGAGGAGCCCGATGTGCAGAAGATCGCAGAGGGAGTGTACATCCTTGACGCTCAGATGTGGGTGGACGATGCAAACGAGGAGCTTGGCCTGGCATTGCCCATGGACGAGTCCTACGAGACTATCGGCGGCCTGTTGATCGACCGGCTCGGCCACCTCCCCCAGCACCCGGGTGAAAAGGTGGAGATCGAAGGGGGCAGGATCACGCTTGTGGTCATGCAGATGCACGGGCGGCGGATCGTAAAGATCAAGTGCGTGGTCCGCCCGGAGACAAATGACCGTGAAGAGTCCCGTTAA
- a CDS encoding sugar phosphate isomerase/epimerase family protein — MTAYGVSSMFFHEYPSAEIFSHVSRAGLDGIEYWLETPYFWLSRLPTGEVAACRQAHPEIATFTVHTPVLDLNPCSINPDVAEVSVAWAVRSLALARELGAGLLTVHPGRRTAKRPPGDADQIRFDHYLAVLKEAARKSTVTVAMENMEPAVNALICTPERMREVLDAEPWLKFTLDTSHALVSSEETVSEYIDLCGDRLANVHLSRAAGGRLHLPLEESPVMARILGFLRDHHYLGPLMLEIDDLNFPRPFSHEEKCAVLARDLRFMRECVEQG, encoded by the coding sequence ATGACCGCCTACGGCGTTTCGAGCATGTTCTTCCATGAGTACCCCTCAGCGGAAATATTCTCCCATGTTTCGCGGGCGGGCCTTGACGGGATTGAATACTGGCTGGAGACACCGTACTTCTGGCTTTCCCGTCTTCCGACCGGGGAAGTAGCAGCCTGCCGGCAGGCGCACCCGGAGATCGCCACGTTCACGGTCCATACCCCGGTTCTCGATCTTAATCCCTGTTCCATCAATCCTGATGTAGCCGAGGTCTCGGTTGCATGGGCAGTACGATCGCTTGCCCTTGCCCGGGAGCTCGGGGCCGGGCTTCTCACGGTCCATCCCGGGCGGCGGACGGCAAAACGCCCTCCCGGGGATGCAGACCAGATCAGATTTGACCATTACCTTGCCGTACTGAAGGAGGCAGCCCGGAAAAGTACAGTAACTGTGGCCATGGAGAACATGGAGCCTGCCGTCAATGCCCTCATCTGCACGCCGGAACGGATGCGGGAGGTGCTTGATGCAGAACCGTGGCTGAAGTTTACCCTGGACACTTCCCATGCCCTCGTTTCCTCGGAAGAGACGGTCTCCGAGTACATCGATCTCTGCGGCGACCGGCTGGCAAACGTTCACCTCAGCCGGGCTGCCGGGGGCAGACTCCACCTTCCGCTGGAGGAAAGCCCGGTGATGGCCCGGATCCTTGGGTTCCTCCGCGATCATCATTACCTGGGCCCCCTGATGTTAGAGATTGATGACCTTAATTTTCCCCGGCCCTTCTCTCATGAGGAAAAATGCGCAGTCCTTGCACGGGATCTCCGGTTCATGCGGGAGTGCGTGGAACAGGGCTAA
- the xseA gene encoding exodeoxyribonuclease VII large subunit, with product MDWFYRTETPDERKEPKTPAVTEAPLTVGEVSSLIEDLLDDRRLQDIRVLGEVTNYKHHSRGHRYFSLSEKGGGSTAAIIRCVMWRTDADRLVFVPEDGMEVVVTGSVRVYAPSGAYQVQVKRMTRGGLGEKYLLVEQWKKELAAEGCFAAERKRPLPAFPARVGVVTSETGAVIHDIRIVIARRFPVEIVISPTAVQGEEAHTDIALAITRVASHVDVVIVARGGGSFEDLFAFNHPDVVRAIAACPVPVVSAIGHEVDVTLADLAADIRAPTPSAAAELVVPDRRDLRVALGELRCQLGGALLARVARAQKDVADLRDRLRPQRFCRKIGEKRQATADLSERLERAFVTRIERDRLVLAEMRTALEGRSPRAVLARGYCVAEKGGTVVRSAGALHKDDHLSLHFYDGRGGVVVERVDHDGNL from the coding sequence ATGGACTGGTTTTACCGCACCGAAACACCGGACGAGCGGAAAGAGCCAAAAACGCCCGCTGTCACGGAGGCCCCGCTTACGGTCGGGGAGGTGAGCAGCCTCATCGAAGATCTGCTCGACGACCGGAGGCTCCAGGATATCCGGGTGCTGGGCGAGGTGACCAACTACAAGCACCACAGCCGGGGCCACCGGTATTTCTCGCTCTCGGAGAAAGGAGGAGGGAGCACGGCAGCCATAATACGGTGCGTCATGTGGCGTACAGACGCTGACCGTCTCGTGTTTGTACCCGAGGATGGCATGGAAGTAGTGGTCACCGGGTCGGTCCGGGTCTATGCCCCGTCAGGCGCTTACCAGGTCCAGGTAAAACGGATGACCCGGGGCGGCCTCGGGGAGAAGTACCTGCTCGTGGAGCAGTGGAAGAAGGAACTGGCAGCCGAGGGATGTTTTGCCGCGGAAAGGAAACGCCCGCTCCCGGCATTTCCTGCCCGCGTGGGCGTAGTCACTTCGGAAACCGGGGCGGTGATCCACGATATCCGCATCGTGATCGCCCGGCGTTTCCCGGTGGAGATCGTTATCTCCCCGACTGCCGTGCAAGGCGAGGAAGCGCACACCGATATCGCACTGGCTATCACACGGGTCGCTAGCCATGTGGATGTAGTGATCGTAGCCCGGGGAGGCGGGAGTTTCGAGGATCTCTTTGCCTTCAACCACCCTGACGTAGTGCGGGCGATTGCAGCCTGCCCGGTACCGGTGGTCTCGGCCATCGGCCATGAAGTTGATGTGACCCTGGCCGATCTTGCGGCAGATATTCGGGCCCCGACCCCGTCTGCGGCAGCAGAACTCGTAGTACCGGATCGGCGGGATCTCCGGGTGGCGCTTGGGGAGCTCCGGTGCCAGCTGGGCGGGGCTCTCCTTGCCCGGGTTGCCCGGGCCCAAAAGGACGTAGCGGATCTCCGTGACCGGCTCCGCCCCCAGCGGTTCTGCCGGAAGATCGGAGAGAAAAGGCAGGCCACGGCCGATCTTTCCGAACGGCTCGAACGGGCCTTTGTCACCCGGATCGAGCGGGACCGGCTCGTGCTTGCGGAGATGAGAACGGCACTCGAAGGCAGGAGCCCGCGAGCGGTCCTTGCCCGGGGCTACTGCGTGGCAGAAAAAGGCGGCACCGTGGTGCGATCAGCGGGTGCCCTGCATAAAGACGACCACCTGTCCCTGCATTTTTACGATGGCAGGGGCGGAGTGGTGGTGGAGCGTGTGGACCATGACGGGAACCTATGA
- the xseB gene encoding exodeoxyribonuclease VII small subunit produces MTGTYEEKIEELRQIIAKIEDGTTSLDESMKLYEQGAALVKQCETLLADAEEKITTLARGA; encoded by the coding sequence ATGACGGGAACCTATGAGGAAAAGATCGAAGAACTGCGGCAGATCATCGCAAAGATCGAGGACGGCACGACGAGCCTTGACGAGAGCATGAAGCTCTACGAACAAGGGGCGGCACTTGTGAAGCAGTGCGAGACGCTTCTTGCTGATGCAGAAGAGAAGATCACGACGCTGGCCCGGGGCGCGTAA
- a CDS encoding DUF371 domain-containing protein, whose amino-acid sequence MEAQEIIRCRGHPLVLGTHPTTFEVTCEEHLTENGNCIVGVAADRGCAGLSQEFRSLLCHDDAMLTTRLASGEITAEIHAKGSDRLTLSHPTDMVWRRSTFTCSRTIGICSDAVAATLPRELIARLRQGDELIVTLTVTRPGPAS is encoded by the coding sequence ATGGAGGCGCAGGAGATCATCCGCTGCCGGGGGCATCCCCTTGTCCTTGGTACCCACCCGACGACGTTTGAAGTGACGTGCGAGGAACACCTTACGGAGAACGGTAATTGTATCGTCGGGGTTGCAGCTGACAGGGGCTGCGCCGGCCTCTCGCAGGAATTCCGTTCCCTTCTCTGCCATGATGACGCGATGCTCACCACCCGGCTCGCGTCAGGGGAGATTACGGCGGAGATCCATGCAAAAGGCTCGGACCGGCTCACCCTCAGTCACCCCACCGATATGGTCTGGCGGCGCAGCACGTTTACTTGCTCACGAACGATTGGCATCTGCTCGGACGCGGTTGCTGCCACATTGCCCCGGGAACTTATTGCCCGGCTCCGGCAGGGAGACGAGCTTATCGTTACCCTGACGGTTACGCGCCCCGGGCCAGCGTCGTGA
- a CDS encoding HVO_0476 family zinc finger protein produces the protein MFITVPCPECKEETEHEILSESRDRLVRCTACGHHHHIPREKEVKPLVVKTIISREGTSIAGTIEFDPEDECSVDDHLVAEAGDEAYGVEITAVECGEKRPQRAKVKDITTLWTRTIDRVVVKISIHDGRKTIPLYLECEGEDEFVVGQKYVVDGKRFTLSHIKLRDGPLMRKPDWKTFARRIKRVYGVRS, from the coding sequence ATGTTTATCACCGTTCCGTGCCCTGAATGCAAGGAAGAGACCGAGCACGAGATCCTCTCCGAATCCCGCGACCGGCTCGTCCGGTGCACTGCATGCGGGCACCACCACCATATCCCCAGGGAAAAAGAGGTAAAACCACTTGTGGTAAAGACGATCATCTCCCGTGAGGGGACCTCGATTGCCGGGACCATTGAGTTTGACCCCGAGGACGAATGCTCCGTGGACGACCATCTGGTTGCCGAGGCCGGGGATGAAGCCTATGGGGTCGAGATCACGGCAGTCGAGTGCGGAGAAAAGCGGCCGCAGCGGGCGAAGGTAAAGGATATCACCACATTGTGGACCCGGACCATCGACCGGGTAGTGGTGAAGATCTCCATCCACGACGGCAGGAAGACCATTCCACTCTACCTAGAATGCGAAGGCGAGGACGAGTTCGTGGTAGGCCAGAAATACGTGGTGGACGGAAAGCGTTTCACCCTCTCCCACATCAAGCTGCGCGATGGCCCCCTGATGCGAAAGCCGGACTGGAAGACCTTTGCCCGCCGGATCAAGAGGGTCTACGGCGTCAGGTCATAA
- a CDS encoding CBS domain-containing ParB/RepB/Spo0J family partition protein, translating into MDKKKVKDYMTYDVVSVDLHGKVESVIEKIQQTKHDGFPVLDGDVVVGYIAARDLLFVKPGETIEAAMSGELIVADPEMDINDAARVIFRSGIQKLPVVDEKNHLLGIISNSDVIRSQIEHVSPEKVFNFMTTLKKLYGVDPTLNRGIVPVKDLLPTQSKIYQDELEGRIYEIKKGLAEPIIVVRRPGRIILVDGHHRAIAAKKLGITALDAYIIEVNEDIELGMERTAHTMNLKTLDDVQVLDYARHPLVAITHRLVKRP; encoded by the coding sequence ATGGATAAGAAAAAGGTCAAGGACTACATGACCTACGATGTAGTCAGCGTGGATCTCCACGGGAAGGTGGAATCAGTCATCGAGAAGATCCAGCAGACCAAGCACGATGGCTTCCCGGTCCTTGACGGGGATGTGGTAGTCGGGTATATCGCCGCCCGGGACCTTCTCTTTGTCAAGCCGGGCGAGACAATCGAGGCCGCCATGTCCGGCGAACTGATTGTTGCCGACCCCGAGATGGACATCAACGATGCAGCCCGGGTGATCTTCAGGAGCGGCATCCAGAAACTTCCGGTCGTGGACGAGAAAAATCACCTGCTGGGCATTATCTCCAATTCCGATGTGATTCGCTCGCAGATCGAGCACGTCTCTCCCGAAAAAGTCTTTAACTTCATGACCACGCTCAAGAAACTCTATGGTGTGGATCCCACCCTCAACCGCGGGATCGTCCCCGTTAAAGATCTGCTCCCTACCCAGTCTAAGATCTACCAGGACGAACTCGAAGGCCGGATCTACGAGATCAAGAAAGGGCTTGCCGAGCCTATTATCGTGGTGCGCCGCCCGGGGAGGATCATTCTTGTGGACGGCCATCACCGGGCGATCGCGGCAAAAAAACTGGGCATCACGGCGCTGGATGCATACATCATCGAGGTTAACGAGGATATCGAACTGGGTATGGAACGGACCGCCCACACAATGAACCTCAAGACGCTGGACGATGTCCAGGTGCTGGATTACGCCCGCCACCCGCTCGTGGCTATCACACACCGGTTGGTAAAACGCCCGTAA
- a CDS encoding sugar phosphate nucleotidyltransferase, whose product MKVCIMCGGEGTRLRPLTFERPKPCIPIVNRPSIQHLVSHLSNLGFREVVMTLGYMGKDIEAALGDGSLYGVDITYVHEKTKLGTAGSVRNAKKYLDDQDFLVVGGDHVTDLNVLEFYRTHQKEKAVTTIGLISIDDPGEYGIAEIDVSYEIKRFKEKPSPGEIFSNLASTGMYVCSPEIFDYIPSGKKSDFARDIFPRLMEEGKSLKGWLARGNWTDVGSPHMLRQAERWKLQEITTTDIIGDLSMHGARIQGPVNLGDSITLGKNTRVIGPVSIGSGTTIGNNVLIGPYTSIGERCIIRNNAKIFSSSLYNRVTIGSNSTISGSIIDNDTHIGEGCSIENDTVLGPRVVLRNNVVVHSKTRIWPEIVVCDNQIIKEHVLNDKFDLRCEGS is encoded by the coding sequence ATGAAGGTGTGTATCATGTGCGGGGGCGAAGGTACACGCCTGCGCCCTCTCACCTTCGAACGGCCAAAACCCTGTATTCCGATCGTCAACCGACCGTCAATCCAGCACCTGGTTTCCCATCTCTCCAACCTTGGGTTCCGCGAAGTGGTGATGACCCTTGGATACATGGGAAAAGACATCGAGGCTGCGCTAGGTGATGGGTCACTCTATGGCGTTGATATCACGTATGTCCATGAGAAAACCAAGCTCGGGACAGCCGGCAGCGTGCGCAATGCCAAAAAATATCTTGACGATCAGGACTTCCTTGTGGTCGGCGGCGATCATGTTACCGATCTTAATGTCCTTGAATTCTACCGGACCCACCAGAAGGAGAAGGCCGTTACTACAATCGGCCTGATCTCGATCGATGATCCCGGGGAGTATGGTATCGCTGAGATCGATGTGAGTTATGAGATAAAACGGTTCAAGGAGAAGCCTTCCCCCGGAGAGATCTTCTCCAATCTCGCAAGCACCGGGATGTACGTCTGCAGTCCTGAGATCTTCGATTATATTCCGTCCGGGAAAAAATCCGACTTTGCCCGGGACATTTTCCCGCGCCTGATGGAGGAAGGAAAATCCCTCAAGGGCTGGCTTGCCCGCGGGAACTGGACCGATGTGGGCAGCCCGCACATGCTCCGCCAGGCCGAGCGCTGGAAACTCCAGGAGATCACCACCACCGATATCATCGGCGATCTTTCCATGCACGGAGCCCGGATCCAGGGACCGGTGAATCTTGGGGATTCGATAACCCTTGGGAAGAACACCCGGGTGATCGGGCCGGTATCGATTGGATCGGGCACCACCATCGGAAACAACGTGCTGATCGGTCCCTATACGAGTATCGGCGAGCGCTGCATTATCCGGAACAACGCGAAGATCTTCTCGTCTTCGCTCTACAACCGGGTAACAATCGGATCAAACAGCACGATCTCAGGAAGCATCATTGATAACGACACCCATATAGGTGAGGGCTGCAGTATTGAGAACGATACCGTTCTTGGCCCCCGGGTGGTGCTGCGCAACAACGTGGTGGTCCATTCCAAGACCCGAATCTGGCCTGAGATCGTGGTCTGCGATAATCAGATCATAAAAGAGCACGTGCTCAACGACAAGTTCGACCTCCGGTGCGAGGGATCGTAA
- a CDS encoding cobyric acid synthase, whose protein sequence is MPLMVVGTSSHVGKSTMVAAICRCLVRRGIRVAPFKSQNMSLNSFVTADGGEIGIAQAMQAWAARLSPTIDMNPVLLKPKGDCTSQVVLLGHPYKDVPIAEYYMETPYLLTEALAAYGRLVEEYGEVVVEGAGGAAEVNLYDRDIANTLLAEKLGIPLILVADIERGGVFAQVYGTIKLLPAPLRPLVKGIIINKFRGDPAIFANGIRIIEELTGVTVLGVVPHFSLPLPSEDSLSIGDKRHRDLPVRIAVIRLPHISNFTDFELLEQYAAVEYVPCGGSLAGYDCIIIPGTKNTIEDLAALREAGTDREILSAREQGIPVIGICGGYQMLGATLIDDGFESAAGEYPGLGLLDCSTRFATYSKNTMQVKRLAAPVSPILVSMGEVTGYEIHMGVTDPGTDQEAFSGDGRVTADGLVFGTYMHGLFLNPSAADALLAYLYAKKELTYSPIQTGAADPYDLLAGLFEEHVDMEAIVALLEK, encoded by the coding sequence ATGCCGCTCATGGTCGTGGGGACATCGTCGCATGTGGGGAAGAGCACGATGGTAGCGGCGATCTGCCGCTGCCTGGTGCGCCGGGGCATCCGCGTTGCGCCTTTTAAATCCCAGAATATGAGCCTGAACTCCTTTGTGACCGCAGATGGCGGGGAGATCGGGATTGCCCAGGCAATGCAGGCCTGGGCCGCCCGGCTCTCTCCCACAATCGATATGAACCCGGTGCTGCTCAAGCCTAAGGGTGACTGCACTTCGCAGGTCGTGCTCCTCGGCCACCCGTACAAGGATGTCCCCATCGCCGAGTATTATATGGAAACCCCCTATCTCCTCACCGAGGCACTCGCAGCGTACGGGAGGCTGGTGGAGGAGTACGGCGAGGTAGTAGTTGAAGGGGCCGGCGGGGCAGCCGAGGTAAACCTGTACGACCGGGATATTGCCAATACCCTGCTTGCAGAGAAACTGGGTATTCCCCTGATCCTTGTTGCCGATATCGAGCGGGGCGGGGTCTTTGCCCAGGTCTACGGGACCATAAAACTGCTCCCGGCCCCGCTTCGGCCGCTGGTCAAAGGGATTATTATCAACAAGTTCCGGGGCGATCCCGCCATCTTTGCAAACGGAATCCGGATCATCGAAGAACTCACCGGGGTCACGGTACTTGGTGTGGTGCCACATTTCTCCCTCCCTTTACCCAGTGAAGACTCCCTCTCGATAGGGGACAAGAGACATCGCGATCTCCCGGTCCGGATTGCAGTGATCCGCCTTCCCCATATCTCCAATTTTACGGATTTTGAGTTGCTCGAACAGTATGCCGCGGTGGAGTATGTGCCATGTGGTGGATCGCTTGCGGGCTACGATTGTATCATCATTCCCGGTACCAAAAATACCATCGAAGACCTTGCAGCTCTCCGGGAGGCAGGGACGGACCGGGAGATCCTATCTGCACGGGAACAGGGGATCCCGGTGATCGGTATCTGCGGGGGATACCAAATGCTGGGTGCCACCCTGATTGACGATGGCTTTGAATCAGCGGCCGGCGAGTACCCCGGTCTCGGCCTTCTTGACTGTTCCACCCGGTTTGCCACGTACTCCAAAAACACTATGCAGGTAAAGCGGCTGGCCGCACCGGTGTCTCCTATCCTCGTTTCCATGGGTGAGGTGACCGGCTACGAGATCCATATGGGTGTGACCGATCCGGGCACAGACCAAGAAGCGTTCTCCGGCGACGGCAGGGTAACCGCGGACGGACTGGTCTTTGGCACCTACATGCACGGGCTTTTCCTCAACCCATCTGCGGCAGATGCCCTGCTTGCCTACCTGTACGCCAAAAAAGAACTAACATATTCCCCGATACAGACCGGGGCTGCCGATCCCTACGATCTGCTTGCTGGCCTCTTTGAGGAACACGTGGATATGGAAGCCATAGTAGCCCTGCTTGAAAAATAG